In Candidatus Caldatribacterium sp., the genomic window CCCGCGGAGACCTCAGAGTGCATCCGGGTGGAGCCATCGTAGTACTCGAGGGCCTTGGCAAGAGCTAAGAGCAACCCCTCCAAGAGCGACTCCTCCTTTTGGGCGTATTCTCGCAGGGCGTGAAAGGCGACGCATATACGGGCGAATTGTTCGACAAGGGCGATGTCCTCCTCGTTGAAGTGCTCTTTGTCCCCTTTGGGGATATCGAGGGTGAGGTGTCCAAAGAACTTCTCTTTCCAGAAGAAAGGGGCACCGAGCGTTTCAGAGATGGGTCGGGAGAGGGCCACAAGCCTCTCGAAGCGCTCTTTTGAGGAGAACTTCCTTTTTGGGTTCAGAATGTCCTGGACAACCATCACTTTATCAAAGACAATGAGGTCTTCCTTCTCAAAAGTGAACCCCACAAGACCTTCGTCGTGCCCCCGAACGGCAACAATCTTTCCTCTCCCACTTTCGTCCACAAGGAGTACACTCCCCGAAGAGGCCTTTGGAATGAGTTCCAGGGCAAGGTCGAGAATTCTGGAAAGAAACACCTCTTCCTTTACTGAAAAGAGAGGCAGAGATGCCACGACTTCCACGGTTTTGAGGAGTTTCTGTTCGGCCTCTCTGAGGGACTTCGTTGCCTGGGCGACCCGTCGTTTCAGGAGGCGGTTGAAGACAGAGAGAATGCCAATGAAGGCTGCAGTTCCAAGGGCAAGAACCGCTATAACGCTCCCAAGCCAAGGAGGGTGGGTTTCGAGCTCTACCACGTAGGGCTTGAGGAGATTATCGATTTCCTCTTTGGAGAACTTCGCAAGCCCTTCCTTGAGGATACCGAGAACCTTGGCATTCCCCTTCCAGGTGGCAAGGTAGAGGTGGTTGAGGATGGGGAGGGGAACACGAGAAAAGTGGGCAAGGAGGTCGTACTTCACAAGGAGTAGTTCGCGGGGAGGTCGTCCATGAGGAAGCAGTCGATTTCTCCTCTTTTGGCCGCGGCGACGATGTCAGAGTAGTTCGGGAAGAGGCGAAACTGGAGAGAGGGATTCTCCGACCTTGCGTAGTCCACGAGGGCATCCCGGGATTTTACCCCCACAACGTGGGGTGTGAGATCAGAAAGGGAGGCCACGCGAATCCCCCGGCGAACGTAGATGCTTGAGGTCATGGGGAAGAGGGGACCGGCGAAATCGAGGTACAGCTCCCGTTCGGGAGTCCAGAATATGGTGTCGATGACCTCGGCTTCGTGAGCCTTCATAACCTCGTGGGCTTTCTCCCAGGGAAGGGGAATGAGTTCCACAGGGATTCCCGTTTTCTCTTCCCAGAGCTTCCAGAAA contains:
- a CDS encoding HD domain-containing protein, with the protein product MKYDLLAHFSRVPLPILNHLYLATWKGNAKVLGILKEGLAKFSKEEIDNLLKPYVVELETHPPWLGSVIAVLALGTAAFIGILSVFNRLLKRRVAQATKSLREAEQKLLKTVEVVASLPLFSVKEEVFLSRILDLALELIPKASSGSVLLVDESGRGKIVAVRGHDEGLVGFTFEKEDLIVFDKVMVVQDILNPKRKFSSKERFERLVALSRPISETLGAPFFWKEKFFGHLTLDIPKGDKEHFNEEDIALVEQFARICVAFHALREYAQKEESLLEGLLLALAKALEYYDGSTRMHSEVSAGYAFEIARSLGLDEERARLVRWAALVHDVGKIFIPQEILRKPARLTPEEYDLVKLHAIKGEELLLSIKGLESIARIVRHHHERFDGTGYPDGLRGEEIPLEARILAVVDAFEAMTSDRPYRRAMSVDEALEELKRFSGTQFDPEVVRVMVAVVEEQIEYSRGRD
- a CDS encoding transporter substrate-binding domain-containing protein; amino-acid sequence: MRRFCRTVFFGFFLLSLPLLCFAEETRPLRVVIDQDYPPFFYIDEEGRFAGASVDFWKLWEEKTGIPVELIPLPWEKAHEVMKAHEAEVIDTIFWTPERELYLDFAGPLFPMTSSIYVRRGIRVASLSDLTPHVVGVKSRDALVDYARSENPSLQFRLFPNYSDIVAAAKRGEIDCFLMDDLPANYSL